In Streptomyces sp. P3, one DNA window encodes the following:
- a CDS encoding dihydrolipoamide acetyltransferase family protein: MTTMTEASVREFKMPDVGEGLTEAEILKWYVQPGDTVTDGQVVCEVETAKAAVELPIPYDGVVRELRFPEGATVDVGMSIIAVDVAGGAGGAGALAAPVSAPVAEVPAQAAVQTPAAPEKRPEAPPAPKPAGSGRQPVLVGYGVAASSTKRRPRKGPEITVARVPDTLQAELNGHGAAPAVKERPLAKPPVRKLAKDLGVDLATVVPSGPDGVITREDVHAAAAPAAPTAPAAPAAEPASPQTQAPGTAPATVPTAAPAPSYDTARETRIPVKGVRRATAAAMVGSAFTAPHVTEFVTVDVTRTLKLVEELKQDKDLQGLRVNPLLLVARALLVAIRRNPEINASWDEAAQEIVVKHYVNLGIAAATPRGLLVPNIKDAHAKTLPQLAESLGDLVSTAREGKTSPAAMQGGTVTITNVGVFGVDTGTPILNPGESAILAVGAIKLQPWVHKGKVKPRQVTTLALSFDHRLVDGELGSKVLADLAAILEQPRKLITWG; encoded by the coding sequence GTGACGACGATGACGGAAGCGTCCGTACGCGAGTTCAAGATGCCCGACGTGGGCGAGGGGCTCACCGAGGCCGAGATCCTCAAGTGGTACGTCCAGCCCGGCGACACCGTGACGGACGGACAGGTGGTGTGCGAGGTCGAGACGGCCAAGGCCGCCGTCGAACTGCCCATCCCCTACGACGGGGTGGTGCGCGAGCTGCGCTTCCCCGAGGGCGCCACGGTCGACGTGGGCATGTCGATCATCGCGGTCGACGTGGCGGGCGGGGCGGGCGGCGCCGGAGCGCTCGCCGCCCCGGTTTCCGCCCCGGTCGCCGAGGTGCCGGCGCAGGCCGCCGTGCAGACGCCGGCCGCCCCGGAGAAGCGACCCGAGGCGCCGCCGGCCCCGAAGCCGGCCGGCTCGGGGCGTCAGCCGGTGCTCGTCGGGTACGGCGTGGCCGCGTCCTCCACCAAGCGCCGTCCGCGCAAGGGCCCGGAGATCACGGTCGCGCGCGTCCCGGACACGCTCCAGGCCGAGCTGAACGGCCACGGCGCAGCGCCGGCCGTGAAGGAGCGGCCGCTGGCCAAGCCGCCGGTCCGCAAGCTCGCCAAGGACCTGGGCGTCGACCTCGCCACGGTGGTCCCGTCCGGCCCGGACGGTGTCATCACCCGCGAGGACGTCCACGCCGCGGCGGCCCCGGCGGCTCCCACGGCGCCGGCCGCACCGGCGGCCGAGCCCGCGTCGCCGCAGACGCAGGCCCCGGGCACCGCCCCTGCCACCGTGCCGACGGCCGCGCCCGCGCCGTCGTACGACACGGCTCGGGAGACCCGGATCCCGGTCAAGGGCGTCCGCAGGGCGACGGCGGCGGCGATGGTCGGCTCGGCGTTCACCGCGCCGCACGTCACGGAGTTCGTGACGGTCGACGTGACGCGCACGCTGAAGCTCGTCGAGGAGCTCAAGCAGGACAAGGACCTGCAGGGCCTCAGGGTCAACCCGCTCCTCCTCGTCGCCAGGGCCCTCCTGGTCGCGATCAGGCGCAACCCGGAGATCAACGCCTCGTGGGACGAGGCGGCGCAGGAGATCGTGGTCAAGCACTACGTCAACCTGGGCATCGCGGCCGCCACACCGCGGGGCCTGCTGGTCCCGAACATCAAGGACGCCCACGCCAAGACCCTGCCGCAGCTGGCGGAGTCGCTGGGCGACCTGGTGTCGACGGCGCGGGAGGGGAAGACCTCCCCGGCCGCCATGCAGGGCGGCACGGTGACCATCACCAACGTCGGCGTCTTCGGCGTCGACACCGGCACACCGATCCTGAACCCCGGCGAGTCCGCGATCCTCGCGGTCGGCGCGATCAAGCTCCAGCCGTGGGTCCACAAGGGCAAGGTGAAACCCCGCCAGGTCACGACGCTGGCGCTCAGCTTCGACCACCGCCTGGTCGACGGCGAGCTGGGCTCCAAGGTGCTGGCCGACCTGGCGGCGATCCTGGAGCAGCCGAGGAAACTGATCACCTGGGGCTGA